Within the Bradyrhizobium cosmicum genome, the region CACAGCCGCAATGGCGCGCGCAGCCTTGCGATCGACTTCCGCCGCCTCGCGCCCGGCCGCGTCGCACGCGTCGCCAGCCCCACCTTCTTCGACAAGGAGGTGTTCACGATGCCAACCTATCAGCTGGTGTCCTGCCCGACGCTGTATTCCGGGCAGCGCGTCGAGTGCCGGTTGGAGTCGGAAACGGACAGCGGCACCGTCGCAGTGCGCCTCTTCGCGAGCGTCTATGACGAGCGCGACGAACTGGTCCATATCTATGGCGATGCGCAGGACCTCGCGGGCGGCTGCGAGGCCGTGCTGAGCTGGCAGGTACCGGAGACAGGCGCCTATCCGATCTTCGAGATCGGCGTCGAGATCGTGACGCAGGATCCTCTAGGCGTCGATGGCACGCTCTATCTAGACTACCTCACCTGGAGCGGCGCGGCCGACACCGTGCTGAAGCGGCCGGACGACAATCTCAGCACAATGTGGAAGCACGCCTGGGTCAACAATGTCAGCCAGTTCCAGACCCGGTGGGAAGGCCTGCGCGCCACCAATGGCGATGGGCTTGGTTTCGTCGCGCAGGGCACGCGCGACTGGAAGGATTATCGGGTGACCTCGGAGATCATGCCGCTGCTGGCGAACGCCTGGGGCCTCGCCGCGCGCGTGCAGGGACGTGAGCGCTATTATGCCCTGATGTTCGATCGCGCCGAGGGCGGGCGCGTGCGGCTGGTCAAGCGCGTGCACGACGAGATCGTGCTGGCCGGCGAGCGGTTCGCCTGGGAGCTCGATCGCAAATACAAGGTCGAGCTGCGTGTGGCCGGCACCGGCATCGAAGCCTATGTGGACGGCAAGAAGCTGTTCAGCGTGCACGATAGTGGCGATCTGCCGCTGACCGGCGGTGCGATCGCGCTCGTCGTCGACAGCGGATCGATCTCCGCGGAAGAGGTGAGGGTGTCGCCGCTGTAGCCGCGCAGTGCTGCTCTCTCACCTCTCCCGCTTGCGGGAGAGGTCGCGCACCGCGCAATCGACCCTGGCGGCAATCACTCCGCCGCGATCGTCATGCCGTAGCCGAGCCGCTTCGAGATGCCGCCGGCGCAGTCGCGCAGGGCATGGGCGATCGGGCTGTCCCAGCGGGCGTCGAACGTGCCTTCCGGTCCCATCGCGGTGATCACCAGCGCGACATGGCCGGCATGGTCGAACACAGGCGCGGAGAATGCGTTGACGCCAGGCAGGGGATCGCCGAGCGCGCGGGCGAGGCCGTGCTTGCGGACCTCGGCCAGCATCTCGGCGACTTTCGCGCCTTTCACCGCGCGCTTCGGATTGTAGCCGACGCCCTGGCGATCGAGGCCGCTTTCGAGTGCGGCGTTGATCGTCTTCTCCGGCAGGAAGGCCGCGAAGGCGCGGCCGGTCGCGGTCTCCAGCAACGCCATCACCGAGCCGGCGCGCATCACGATGTGCATGGGCTGGCCGGGCTCCTCCAGCTGTACCACGGTCGGGCCATGCGTGCCCCAGACTGCCAGCGAGACCGCATGTCCGATCTGGCTCGCGAGCGCGGCGATCTTGGGCTGCGCGATGCGCACGCCTGAGAGCCGGCGCAGGCTGATCAGGCCGAGCTCCAGCGCCAGCACGCCGATCTCGTAGCGGCCGGTGGTCTCGTCCTGCTCGATCAGCCCGATGCGGGAGAAGCTGGCGAGATAAGGATGTGCCTTGGCCGGTGTCATGCCGGCCTCGCGGGCGAGATCGCGCAGCATCATCGGCTCGCCGCTCCTGGCGAGCGCGCGGAGCAATTCTCCGCCGACCTCGATCGACTGGATGCCGCGGCTCTCTCTCTTCATGCGCCTCCTGGCGTGGGCTGGCTTACGCCGCGTCGCGCTTGGCGGCGCTGTCGGCGAGATGACGGCCGGCAATGTAGCCGAAGGTCAGCGCCGGCCCAAGCGTGATGCCGGCCCCGGGATAATTGCCGCCCATGATGCTCGCCATGTCGTTGCCGGCGGCATAGAGCCCGGGAATCACCCGGCCCTCGGCGTCCAGCGCGCGCGCATTCTCGTCGGTGACGATGCCGGCATAGGTGCCGAGATCGCCGATCACCATCTTGATGGCGTAGAACGGGCCGTTCTCCAGCGGCGCGATGCAGGGATTCGGACCGTGCATGGCGTCGCCCTGGTAGCGGTTGTAGGCCTTCGAGCCCTTGCCGAAGGCGGCGTCGTGTCCCAGCGGCGCGGTCGCGTTGAACTGTTTGACGGTCTCGGTGAATGCCGTCGCATCGATGCCGGCCTTCGCCGCCAGCGCCTCCAGCGTGTCGCCGCGCATGAGGTAGCCGGTATCGAGGTGATGACCTAGCGGCATCGGGAACGGCGGCACGCAGCCTAGGCCATATTTGCGCAGCGTCTTGTGATCGCAGACGAGATAGGCCGCGATCTCCTCGCCGGGCTTTGCGGCCTTGATCATGGCCTGGACGAAGTCGTGGTAGGAATTGCCCTCATTGGCAAAGCGCTTGCCGTCGCGCATCACCGCGATCACGCCCGGTTTGGCGCGGTCGATGAAATGCGGCATCACGCCCTTTGAACCGTCCTTGCGCGTGGTCAGCGACACCGGCACCCACGCCGCCGCGTTCGGCAGCCGATTCTCGACGTGTCCGCCGGCGCTCTCCGCCAGGCGCAGGCCGTCGCCGGTATTGCCGGTCGGTCCCGGGGAGAAATGCTCAACGCCGGTCGGTGCGTGTGGAAACATCTTCTTGCGCCGCTCGACATCATGCGGAAAGCCGCCGCAGGCGAGCACGACGCCCGCGCGCGCACGGATGCGGACCTCACGGCCTTCGCGCGATACGATCGCGCCGGTCACTGCGCCGTTCTCGACCGTCAGCTCGCGCACGGGCGAGGACAGCCACATCGGAATCTTCAGGTCCTGGGCGGATTTGGCGAGGCGTCCCGCCAGCGCGTTGCCGTTGGTGAGCGTCATGCCGCGGCCATAGCGCAGCACATCCATCAAATGGCGCGACAGCCGCTTGGCGACATAGACCGCCGAATTCAGCGACTTCGTCACGCGCATGAAGTGGATGATCTCCTTGCCACTTCCGAGCATCATGCCGAACACGGTGAGCTCGGGCAGCGGCATGCCGAGCGTCTTGATCTGATCGCCGAGCTCGCGGCCGTCGAACGGCCGCGTCACCATGGAGCGGCCGCCCTGTGTGCCGCCGGGTGCTTCGGCGTGATAGTCCGGAAACACCAGCGGCATGTCGAAGCGCAGCGCGGTCTTGCTGGTGAAGAAATCCACCGCCTCGGGGCCGGCACTCAGGAATGCGTCGACCCGCGCGGCGTCGAAATTGTTGCCGGCTTCGTGGCGCAGATAGGTGCGGGCCTGCTCGGGCCCTTCCTCGATGCCGTAGGCCTTCGCCAGCGAGGTGCCGGGAATCCACAGCCAGCCGCCGGAGCGCGCGGTGGTGCCGCCGAAGCGCGGCTCCTTCTCGACGATCAGCACGTCGAGGCCGCGATAGCGCGCGGTGATCGCGGCCGACATGCCGGAGCAGCCCGATCCGGCCACGAGCACGTCGCACTCGTATGTTTCGCTTGCGTCGTGCGCGTTGCCGGTCATGTCAACCTCACTTCTTCAGCAGCGGACATTTGGATTCGGAGACCGGGCGGAAGGCGTCCTCGCCCTTCACGGTCTTGACGATCTCAAGATAATCCCAGGGCTCCTTGGACTGCTCGGGCGTCTTCACCTTGGCCAGATACATGTCGCGGATGACGCGGCCGTCTTCGCGCAAGCGTCCGCCATGGACGAAGACGTCCTCGATCGGCAGCTCGCGCATCTTGGCCATCACCTTGGCGGGATCGTCGGTGCCGGCGGCCTTGATGCCCTTGAGATAATGCAGCACCGAGCCGTAGACGCCGGTCTGGATCATGGTCGGCATCACCTTGGTGCGCTCGTAGAACTTCTTCGACCAGGCGCGCGTCGCCTCGTCCATGTTCCAGTACGACGCCGTGGTCATGTAGGTGCCCTGCGCGGCCTTCAGGCCGATCGCGTGCACGTCGGTGTCGAACATCAAGAGGCCGACCAGCTTCTGGCCGCCCTGGACGAGACCGAACTCGCCGGACTGCTTGATCGCGTTATCGGTGTCCTGGCCGGCATTGGCGAAGGCGACGACGTCGGATTTCGAGCTCTGCGCCTGCAGTGCGAAGGAGGAGAAGTCAGCCGTGTTGGTCGGATGCTTCACGCCGCCGAGCACCTTGCCGCCCATCTCGTTGATGAAGCGCGTGGCGTCCTTCTCGAGCTGCTGGCCGAAGGCATAGTCCGCGGTGATGAAGTACCAGGACTTGCCGCCTTCCTTGATCACGGCGGAGGCGGTCACCTTTGACAGGGCATAGGTGTCGTAGGTGAAGTGCACGGTGTTCGGGCTGCACAGCTCGTCGGTCAGCGAGCTCGCGCCGGGGCCGGAGAGCAGCGCAATCTTGTTGCGCTCGCGCACCATGTTGTGGATGGCGATCGCGATGCCGGAATTGGGGATGTCGACGACCGCGTCGACCTTGCCGTTGTCGAACCAGCCGCGGGCAATCTGCACGCCGACGTCGGTCTTCAT harbors:
- a CDS encoding IclR family transcriptional regulator; amino-acid sequence: MKRESRGIQSIEVGGELLRALARSGEPMMLRDLAREAGMTPAKAHPYLASFSRIGLIEQDETTGRYEIGVLALELGLISLRRLSGVRIAQPKIAALASQIGHAVSLAVWGTHGPTVVQLEEPGQPMHIVMRAGSVMALLETATGRAFAAFLPEKTINAALESGLDRQGVGYNPKRAVKGAKVAEMLAEVRKHGLARALGDPLPGVNAFSAPVFDHAGHVALVITAMGPEGTFDARWDSPIAHALRDCAGGISKRLGYGMTIAAE
- a CDS encoding FAD-dependent oxidoreductase codes for the protein MTGNAHDASETYECDVLVAGSGCSGMSAAITARYRGLDVLIVEKEPRFGGTTARSGGWLWIPGTSLAKAYGIEEGPEQARTYLRHEAGNNFDAARVDAFLSAGPEAVDFFTSKTALRFDMPLVFPDYHAEAPGGTQGGRSMVTRPFDGRELGDQIKTLGMPLPELTVFGMMLGSGKEIIHFMRVTKSLNSAVYVAKRLSRHLMDVLRYGRGMTLTNGNALAGRLAKSAQDLKIPMWLSSPVRELTVENGAVTGAIVSREGREVRIRARAGVVLACGGFPHDVERRKKMFPHAPTGVEHFSPGPTGNTGDGLRLAESAGGHVENRLPNAAAWVPVSLTTRKDGSKGVMPHFIDRAKPGVIAVMRDGKRFANEGNSYHDFVQAMIKAAKPGEEIAAYLVCDHKTLRKYGLGCVPPFPMPLGHHLDTGYLMRGDTLEALAAKAGIDATAFTETVKQFNATAPLGHDAAFGKGSKAYNRYQGDAMHGPNPCIAPLENGPFYAIKMVIGDLGTYAGIVTDENARALDAEGRVIPGLYAAGNDMASIMGGNYPGAGITLGPALTFGYIAGRHLADSAAKRDAA
- a CDS encoding ABC transporter substrate-binding protein, with amino-acid sequence MRGLLACAMFAAMTSAAMTSAATAQVSDDAVRIGVLTDLSSWGRDNSGPGSVEAAKMAVEEFGPTVLGKPIEIISADHQMKTDVGVQIARGWFDNGKVDAVVDIPNSGIAIAIHNMVRERNKIALLSGPGASSLTDELCSPNTVHFTYDTYALSKVTASAVIKEGGKSWYFITADYAFGQQLEKDATRFINEMGGKVLGGVKHPTNTADFSSFALQAQSSKSDVVAFANAGQDTDNAIKQSGEFGLVQGGQKLVGLLMFDTDVHAIGLKAAQGTYMTTASYWNMDEATRAWSKKFYERTKVMPTMIQTGVYGSVLHYLKGIKAAGTDDPAKVMAKMRELPIEDVFVHGGRLREDGRVIRDMYLAKVKTPEQSKEPWDYLEIVKTVKGEDAFRPVSESKCPLLKK